One Archangium lipolyticum DNA window includes the following coding sequences:
- a CDS encoding ABC-F family ATP-binding cassette domain-containing protein has protein sequence MFTIVNVSKAYGPKKLFEEVNVAFSPGRRYGLTGPNGAGKSTFMKILAGDEEADMGTISRPKKLGILRQDHFRYEDNRVLDVVLMGNKALWDAMKEKDVILAKPDITEDDGNRLGELEMVIAEEDGYSAESEAASLLEGLGIPAASHEGPMKQLTGGLKLRVLLAQALFGKPQGLLLDEPTNNLDIDSIRWLENFLLAFEGVLITISHDRHFLNQICTHIADIDYETIIQYTGGYDDMVRQKAQVRSRIESEVSEKKKKIAQLQDFVARFHAGTRASQVQSRIKQIDKLKTDDLKRSNIARPFIRFDVKQSSGKQTIMVEGIAKSFDGQPVIRPFSPLVLKGEKICVIGRNGVGKSTLVKMIAGQLEPDAGKITWGHQASMAYLPQDHHGTIRKGTTAFEWLRDINTKLTNEEISGVMGRMLFSGEERMKPTDTLSGGETVRLLLCKLMLNQDNVLVFDEPTNHLDLESISALAEGLQKYEGTAIIVTHDQELISEVATRIWSLEEGKPVNDFTGTFAEFLEKNPYHAAQRR, from the coding sequence ATGTTCACGATCGTCAACGTCTCCAAGGCCTACGGGCCCAAGAAGCTCTTCGAGGAGGTCAACGTCGCCTTCTCGCCCGGCCGCCGCTACGGCCTCACCGGTCCCAACGGGGCGGGCAAGTCCACGTTCATGAAGATCCTCGCTGGAGACGAGGAAGCGGACATGGGCACCATCTCCCGCCCCAAGAAGCTGGGCATCCTCCGCCAGGATCACTTCCGCTACGAGGACAACCGCGTCCTCGATGTCGTCCTCATGGGCAACAAGGCCCTCTGGGACGCCATGAAGGAGAAGGACGTCATCCTCGCCAAGCCCGACATCACCGAGGACGATGGCAACCGGCTGGGCGAGCTGGAGATGGTCATCGCCGAGGAGGACGGCTACAGCGCCGAGTCCGAGGCGGCCTCGCTGCTCGAGGGTCTCGGCATCCCCGCGGCCTCCCATGAAGGCCCCATGAAGCAGCTCACCGGCGGCCTCAAGCTGCGCGTGCTGCTCGCCCAGGCCCTCTTCGGCAAGCCCCAGGGGCTGCTGCTCGACGAGCCCACCAACAACCTCGACATCGACTCCATCCGCTGGCTGGAGAACTTCCTCCTGGCCTTCGAGGGTGTGCTCATCACCATCAGCCACGACCGGCACTTCCTCAATCAGATCTGCACGCACATCGCGGACATCGATTACGAGACCATCATCCAGTACACCGGTGGCTACGATGACATGGTGCGCCAGAAGGCCCAGGTGCGCAGCCGCATCGAGTCCGAGGTCTCCGAGAAGAAGAAGAAGATCGCCCAGCTGCAGGACTTCGTCGCCCGCTTCCATGCCGGCACGCGCGCCTCCCAGGTGCAGAGCCGCATCAAGCAGATCGACAAGCTGAAGACGGACGACCTCAAGCGCTCGAACATCGCGCGGCCCTTCATCCGCTTCGACGTGAAGCAGTCCAGCGGCAAGCAGACGATCATGGTGGAGGGCATCGCCAAGAGCTTCGATGGCCAGCCCGTCATCCGGCCCTTCAGCCCGCTGGTGCTCAAGGGCGAGAAGATCTGCGTCATCGGCCGCAACGGCGTGGGCAAGTCCACGCTGGTGAAGATGATCGCCGGGCAGCTCGAGCCGGACGCGGGGAAGATCACCTGGGGCCACCAGGCCTCCATGGCCTACCTGCCGCAGGACCACCATGGCACCATCCGCAAGGGCACCACCGCCTTCGAGTGGCTGCGCGACATCAACACCAAGCTCACCAACGAGGAGATCTCCGGTGTGATGGGCCGCATGCTCTTCTCCGGTGAGGAGCGCATGAAGCCCACGGACACGCTCTCCGGTGGTGAGACGGTGCGCCTGCTGCTGTGCAAGCTGATGCTCAACCAGGACAACGTGCTCGTCTTCGACGAGCCCACCAACCACCTGGACCTGGAGTCCATCAGCGCGCTGGCCGAGGGCCTCCAGAAGTACGAGGGCACCGCCATCATCGTGACGCACGACCAGGAGCTCATCTCCGAGGTGGCCACCCGCATCTGGAGCCTCGAGGAGGGCAAGCCGGTCAACGACTTCACCGGCACCTTCGCCGAGTTCCTCGAGAAGAACCCCTACCACGCCGCCCAGCGCCGCTAG